From Sphingomonas nostoxanthinifaciens, a single genomic window includes:
- a CDS encoding CocE/NonD family hydrolase: protein MTIGRATAMLMIGALALPVAAQAGEPIFPAHGDKPAHYVEPTTGYNYTRRDVEMPMRDGVKLHTVILVPKGAAHAPILFTRTPYDADKHAGRNRSGNLASIVPQSAEVFANAGYIIVFQDVRGLHGSEGDYVMTRPPRGPLNPTNVDNTTDAWDAIDWLVKNVPETNGKVGMIGSSYEGHTVVMALLDPHPALKVAAPESPMVDGWMGDDWFHYGAFRQDGALGYVIGQESPKGADAAFITSNADDYDAYLRGGSAGDIAKAHGVDQFGMWRRMAEHPAYDAYWQGQALDKAVAAHPSKVPTMWLQGLWDQEDMWGAIHSWEALKGAGHLDNNYLVMGPWRHSQVNYEGYSLGPLKWAGNTTADFRQNVLLPFFDQYLKDGAPAYAMPRVQIYNTGENHWDKLPDWPLACASGCAKPMTPLYLAADAGLSFDKPKGAGADSYVSDPAHPIPFVPRPVNLSGTDQWKQWLVSDQREANTRTDVLSYETPVLDHAVRISGAPVADLLLATTGTDGDFVVKLIDVYPDEVPSQTELGGYQLGVAMDIFRGRYRDSFEHPSAIPANKTVRIKFALPTANHVFLPGHRIMVQVQSSWFPLYDRNPQTYVPNIFFAKPGDYKKATITVSRSSANPSAVWLPLVDAGAVAAQ from the coding sequence ATGACGATCGGACGGGCGACGGCGATGTTGATGATCGGGGCGCTCGCGCTCCCCGTCGCGGCGCAGGCAGGCGAGCCGATCTTCCCGGCGCATGGCGACAAGCCGGCGCACTATGTCGAGCCGACCACGGGCTACAATTACACGCGCCGCGACGTCGAGATGCCGATGCGCGACGGGGTCAAGCTGCACACCGTCATCCTGGTGCCGAAGGGCGCGGCGCATGCGCCGATCCTGTTCACGCGCACCCCCTACGATGCCGACAAGCATGCCGGCCGCAACCGATCGGGCAACCTCGCGTCGATCGTGCCGCAGAGCGCCGAAGTGTTCGCCAATGCCGGCTACATCATCGTCTTTCAGGACGTGCGCGGGCTGCACGGATCGGAAGGCGATTATGTGATGACGCGCCCGCCGCGCGGGCCGCTCAACCCGACCAACGTCGACAACACTACCGATGCGTGGGACGCGATCGACTGGCTGGTCAAGAACGTGCCGGAGACGAACGGCAAGGTCGGCATGATCGGCTCGTCCTACGAGGGCCATACCGTCGTGATGGCGTTGCTCGATCCGCATCCCGCGCTGAAGGTCGCCGCGCCCGAAAGCCCGATGGTCGACGGCTGGATGGGCGACGACTGGTTCCACTATGGCGCGTTCCGCCAGGATGGCGCGCTCGGCTACGTCATCGGGCAGGAGAGCCCGAAGGGCGCCGACGCCGCCTTCATCACCTCCAATGCCGACGATTACGACGCCTATCTGCGCGGCGGATCGGCGGGCGACATCGCCAAGGCGCATGGGGTCGACCAGTTCGGCATGTGGCGGCGCATGGCCGAGCATCCCGCCTATGACGCTTATTGGCAGGGTCAGGCGCTCGACAAGGCGGTCGCCGCGCACCCGTCCAAGGTGCCGACCATGTGGCTGCAGGGCCTGTGGGACCAGGAGGATATGTGGGGCGCGATCCACAGCTGGGAGGCGCTGAAGGGCGCCGGCCACCTCGACAACAATTATCTCGTGATGGGCCCGTGGCGGCACAGCCAGGTCAATTACGAAGGCTATAGCCTCGGCCCGCTCAAATGGGCCGGCAACACCACCGCCGACTTCCGCCAGAACGTGCTGCTGCCCTTCTTCGATCAGTATCTGAAGGACGGCGCGCCGGCCTACGCGATGCCGCGCGTGCAGATCTACAATACCGGCGAGAACCATTGGGACAAATTGCCCGACTGGCCGCTCGCCTGCGCCAGCGGCTGCGCCAAGCCGATGACGCCGCTCTATCTCGCCGCCGATGCGGGCCTGTCGTTCGACAAGCCCAAGGGCGCGGGTGCCGACAGCTATGTCTCCGATCCGGCGCATCCGATCCCGTTCGTGCCGCGCCCGGTGAACCTGTCGGGCACCGACCAGTGGAAGCAGTGGCTCGTCTCCGACCAGCGCGAGGCGAACACGCGCACCGACGTGCTGAGCTACGAGACGCCGGTGCTCGATCATGCGGTGCGGATCAGCGGCGCACCGGTGGCCGACCTCCTGCTGGCGACGACGGGCACCGACGGCGATTTCGTGGTCAAGCTGATCGACGTCTATCCCGACGAGGTGCCGTCGCAGACCGAACTCGGCGGCTACCAGCTCGGCGTGGCGATGGACATCTTCCGCGGCCGCTATCGCGACAGTTTCGAACATCCGAGCGCGATCCCGGCGAACAAGACGGTGCGGATCAAGTTTGCGCTGCCGACCGCCAACCACGTCTTCCTGCCCGGCCACCGCATCATGGTGCAGGTGCAGTCGAGCTGGTTCCCGCTCTACGACCGCAACCCGCAGACCTATGTCCCGAACATCTTCTTCGCCAAGCCGGGCGACTACAAGAAGGCGACGATCACCGTCTCGCGCTCGTCCGCGAACCCCAGCGCGGTGTGGCTGCCTTTGGTGGACGCGGGTGCCGTGGCGGCGCAGTGA
- a CDS encoding branched-chain amino acid aminotransferase — protein MNAATSLTFDHLPHPGIVPVSERQALLVDPGFGRVFTDHMVTIRYSEAKGWHDAQVQARAPLQMDPAAAVLHYAQEIFEGLKAYRLEDGGAALFRADANARRFRASAERLAMAPLPEDLFVESCRALVRADRAWIPEAEGGALYLRPFMIASEVFLGVKPSSEYLYMVIGSSVGAYFKGGAPAVTLWVSQDYTRAAPGGTGAAKCGGNYAASLVAQAEAIRQGCDQVLFVDAAEHRWIEELGGMNIFFVFDDGSIATPPLTGTILPGITRDSLTVLARDMGLTVREERYALDQFAADAASGRIREAFACGTAAVVTPIGRVRGEGFDFTIGNGGPGTVSSQLKAALVSIQRGHAADPHGWVERLF, from the coding sequence ATGAACGCTGCGACCAGCCTGACCTTCGATCATCTGCCCCATCCCGGCATCGTTCCGGTGAGCGAGCGGCAGGCTTTGCTCGTCGATCCCGGTTTCGGCCGGGTGTTCACCGATCACATGGTGACGATTCGCTATAGCGAGGCGAAGGGCTGGCACGATGCGCAGGTGCAGGCGCGCGCGCCGCTGCAGATGGATCCCGCCGCCGCCGTGCTCCATTATGCGCAGGAGATTTTCGAGGGGCTGAAGGCCTATCGGCTGGAGGATGGTGGCGCGGCCTTGTTCCGCGCCGACGCCAATGCCCGCCGCTTCCGCGCCTCGGCCGAGCGGCTGGCGATGGCGCCGCTGCCGGAGGATCTGTTCGTCGAATCGTGCCGCGCGCTGGTGCGCGCCGACCGCGCCTGGATCCCCGAGGCGGAAGGCGGCGCGCTCTATCTGCGGCCGTTCATGATCGCGAGCGAGGTGTTCCTCGGCGTGAAGCCCTCGTCCGAATATCTCTACATGGTGATCGGATCGTCGGTCGGCGCCTATTTCAAGGGCGGCGCGCCGGCGGTGACCTTGTGGGTGTCGCAGGATTATACCCGCGCTGCCCCCGGCGGCACCGGTGCTGCCAAGTGCGGCGGCAATTACGCCGCCAGCCTCGTCGCGCAGGCGGAGGCGATCCGCCAGGGCTGCGATCAGGTGCTGTTCGTCGACGCCGCCGAGCATCGCTGGATCGAGGAGCTGGGCGGCATGAACATCTTCTTCGTGTTCGACGACGGCTCGATCGCGACGCCGCCGCTGACCGGCACGATCCTGCCCGGCATCACGCGCGATTCGCTGACCGTGCTGGCGCGCGACATGGGGCTGACGGTGCGCGAGGAGCGCTACGCGCTCGACCAGTTCGCCGCCGATGCCGCCAGCGGCCGCATCCGCGAGGCGTTCGCCTGCGGCACGGCGGCGGTGGTGACGCCGATCGGCCGCGTGCGCGGCGAAGGGTTCGATTTCACGATCGGCAATGGCGGCCCGGGCACGGTTTCCAGCCAGCTCAAGGCGGCTCTGGTGTCGATCCAGCGCGGCCATGCGGCCGATCCGCACGGCTGGGTCGAGCGGCTGTTCTAA